A segment of the Marinomonas posidonica IVIA-Po-181 genome:
CCATAAGATAAGTAGGCTCCTTTTGCCCAGCGAACCTCAGCCCTAAACCCTAGCTGATTCACATAGAAATCAAGTGAACGAGTAATATCCTTCACGGCCAGTGTCAGGTGATTAAAGCCTTTTACAAATGACTCAAGGCCTTTGTCATCATAAGCCTTGACCATGGCATAGATCTTAGTCGCTTTTTCAAAATGATTGAGTTGATGTTCTTCAATCCACCAACGCGCCACGGACATTAAGGCTTCAGGTTGGTCATTTTTATTGGCAAAGAAAGCATAGAATGATACCTGAACCTTTTCGCCCTTTTGTCGTATTTTTTCTTGGCAAACTGACAGAATCTTTTGTCTCATCTCTAAATTCATGAATTTATTCCATTTTTCATATTTGAACTGCTTGATGCTTGCACCTATAAGCCTCGCTAATACTCCTTATGCGACTAAAGTCTGACTTCTTATTCAATTCGCCCCTGCTAGATTAGAGAAGCGTAATAAAAATAATTATAAGGAGATCTACTGTGTCAGATCATAGCATTAATGCAGAAAAGTATTGGCAAGCCAACCTCCGGCTCATCCTCGGAAGTCTGGTGGTTTGGGCTCTCGCCTCTTACGGTTGTGCCATCCTACTACGTCCCATGCTCTCTGGGATTCATATTGGAGGAACAGACTTAGGTTTCTGGTTTGCCCAGCAAGGGTCCATCCTCGTTTTCATTGCTTTGACTTTCTTCTATGCCTGGAGAATGAATAAGCTCGACGAAGAATTCGGCCTGCAGGAGTAATTCAATATGAGTCAATTTGCTATTAACTTGTTATTTGTCGGTGGGTCCTTTGCGCTTTACTTCGGTATCGCCTTTTGGGCACGCGCTGGATCAACCAAAGAATTCTACGTGGCAGGTGGTGGTGTTCACCCAGTCCTTAACGGTATGGCAACAGCAGCCGATTGGATGTCTGCGGCGTCCTTTATTTCCATGGCAGGTCTCATTGCGGCCGGCGGTTATGCTAACTCGACTTTCCTCATGGGCTGGACGGGTGGCTATGTCCTGCTCGCGATGTTACTCGCACCTTATCTACGTAAATTTGGTAAGTTTACTGTACCAGACTTCATCGGTGATCGATTCTACAGTCGTACCGCTCGTCTGGTTGCG
Coding sequences within it:
- a CDS encoding DUF4212 domain-containing protein gives rise to the protein MSDHSINAEKYWQANLRLILGSLVVWALASYGCAILLRPMLSGIHIGGTDLGFWFAQQGSILVFIALTFFYAWRMNKLDEEFGLQE
- a CDS encoding DUF6500 family protein; this translates as MNLEMRQKILSVCQEKIRQKGEKVQVSFYAFFANKNDQPEALMSVARWWIEEHQLNHFEKATKIYAMVKAYDDKGLESFVKGFNHLTLAVKDITRSLDFYVNQLGFRAEVRWAKGAYLSYGSAWLCLSLCLDKKEEVSEHYTHYAFNIDAASLAEMRNNPALDIWQTNQSEGDSLYVRDPDGHQLEFHLGSLSSRLASLKETPYQDLEWLSCHKKA